Proteins from a genomic interval of Rosa chinensis cultivar Old Blush chromosome 2, RchiOBHm-V2, whole genome shotgun sequence:
- the LOC112188207 gene encoding NADPH-dependent oxidoreductase 2-alkenal reductase, which produces MEVTNRYITIKTQVDGDPKVSDFELKTSNLPLSLDPGSNDIIVKNLYVSIDPYQINRMKSQSSSQKATATAGVITPGEGIDAYGVAKVVASGNPEFEKDDLIVGYITWGEYSFLKGGNCVLRKFTPMGLPLSYQVGILGLSGLTAYAGFFEVCKPKKGEKVFVSAACGSVGNLVGQYAKLFGCYVVGCAGSKEKVALLKEKLGFDDAFNYKEEPDLKSALQRYFPDGIDIYFDNVGAEMLEAAVANMNTFGRVVACGVISEYTDATKRAAPSMIDVVYKRIKIQGFLVVDFMNVFSDFLSTTTDHLRTGKLHALEDISNGLESLPSAFIGLFRGHNTGKKMVKVADE; this is translated from the exons ATGGAGGTAACCAATAGGTACATCACCATAAAGACTCAAGTAGACGGAGATCCGAAAGTATCCGATTTTGAGCTCAAAACCTCAAACCTTCCTCTGTCACTTGACCCTGGTTCCAATGACATCATTGTGAAGAATCTGTACGTATCAATCGACCCTTACCAGATAAACCGAATGAAAAGTCAGAGCTCCTCACAGAAAGCTACAGCTACGGCAGGTGTCATCACTCCCGGTGAA GGTATTGATGCTTACGGTGTAGCGAAAGTTGTGGCTTCTGGGAACCCTGAGTTTGAGAAGGATGACTTGATTGTGGGGTACATCACTTGGGGAGAGTATAGTTTTCTTAAAGGAGGAAATTGCGTGTTGAGGAAATTTACTCCTATGGGATTACCATTGTCTTACCAAGTTGGAATTCTAG GTTTAAGTGGACTTACAGCATATGCTGGATTTTTTGAAGTGTGCAAACCGAAGAAGGGGGAGAAAGTTTTTGTCTCTGCAGCTTGTGGATCAGTTGGGAATTTGGTTGGACAGTATGCTAAGCTTTTCGGTTGCTACGTTGTTGGATGTGCAGGAAGCAAAGAAAAG GTAGCATTGCTCAAGGAAAAGCTAGGATTCGATGATGCATTCAACTACAAGGAAGAGCCTGATTTAAAGTCAGCTCTCCAAAG GTACTTTCCTGATGGGATTGACATCTACTTTGACAATGTGGGGGCTGAAATGCTAGAGGCTGCAGTTGCTAACATGAACACCTTTGGTAGAGTTGTTGCCTGCGGCGTGATCTCTGAGTACACTGACGCTACGAAGCGAGCTGCACCCAGTATGATAGACGTTGTGTACAAGAGAATTAAAATCCAAGGATTTTTGGTAGTTGATTTCATGAACGTGTTTTCGGATTTCCTTTCCACCACAACCGATCATCTCCGTACAGGAAAATTGCATGCACTTGAAGACATCTCAAATGGGTTGGAGAGTCTCCCATCGGCTTTCATTGGACTTTTTCGTGGTCACAACACTGGAAAGAAAATGGTTAAAGTTGCAGATGAATGA